The Arachis duranensis cultivar V14167 chromosome 2, aradu.V14167.gnm2.J7QH, whole genome shotgun sequence genome has a window encoding:
- the LOC107474094 gene encoding uncharacterized protein LOC107474094 yields MREASELKLMQLKQGFMTVAEYTSKFKKLCKFSRICQGAPESSESWKCIKYQGGLKDGSMTPMAPLEIRRIFELVNKARVVEECAKKTALARDSRGCTSIQDRGKYFPQRGQNFKKGGHASQRSQGNLKGTNCDQYPLAKGRGVCYSCGLPGHIANNCPRSRKQNADRFQQQG; encoded by the coding sequence ATGAGGGAAGCCAGCGAATTGAAACTCATGCAGCTAAAGCAAGGGTTCATGACTGTAGCAGAGTATACTAGCAAGTTCAAAAAACTATGTAAGTTCTCAAGGATTTGTCAGGGTGCTCCTGAGTCCTCTGAGAGCTGGAAATGTATCAAGTACCAAGGAGGACTTAAGGATGGTAGCATGACTCCTATGGCTCCATTGGAGATAAGGAGAATCTTTGAACTAGTGAACAAAGCAAGAGTTGTGGAGGAATGTGCCAAGAAGACAGCTTTGGCAAGAGATTCTCGTGGTTGTACCAGTATCCAGGATCGTGGGAAGTATTTTCCTCAAAGGGGACAAAACTTCAAAAAGGGTGGACATGCCTCTCAGCGTTCTCAAGGTAACTTAAAAGGGACCAATTGTGACCAGTATCCCCTAGCGAAAGGGAGAGGTGTGTGCTATTCTTGTGGGCTGCCTGGACATATAGCCAACAATTGCCCTCGTAGCAGAAAGCAAAATGCAGATCGATTTCAACAGCAAGGTTAA
- the LOC107474091 gene encoding protein unc-13 homolog, with the protein MGQQTHQDSYPGSLPSALSVNEIHYHHHHHHHHHHSHIGIGQISQLGQDLEASNLDQNLDPNQFELPEKEDNGLPSPFMKLEGLSQDDIRESAYEIFFTACRSSPGFGGRHVLSIYASLQENEAKASHVVMSPTSKVKRALGLKMIKKSPSRRMVSGGVAGIAASSSPKNGSNSPMVNHNMLRPRRPMTSAEIMRQQMRVTEHNDYRLRKTLTRTLVGQAGKRADTIILPLELLRHVKPSEFSDSTEYHMWQRRQLKILELGLLQHPSVYVEKTNTFAMRLRDIIRNSESKPIDIGKNSDTLRTLSNSVVSLAWRGPNGAPADVCHWVDGFPLNVHLYNSLLQAIFDIRDETLVLDEVDELLELMKKTWPILGINKAIHNVCFTWVLFQQFVVTGEVESDLLCASHAMLGEVNTDAKKEKDSLYIKLLTSVMSAMQSWSERRLLNYHNHFERGMLSQIENLLSMVLSVSKVLGEDQIISYGERGEKADKTIVDMSGDRIESCIRSSVRSAFQKILEEVNTKTIETEIKADLSDILLRLAQETEALALKERETYTPTLKKWLPTAGAIAALTLHDCYGQLLKQYLNEVNALNSETVRVLLRAGKLEKTLVQMMVEGSLEGEEKAKAIVKEMMLYEVDTIIWNLLRKWIHESLHKGKEALQNAKETETWNPKSKAEPIAQSAVELVKLAKTIMEQFFEIPIGITEDIVQELANGLENLFQDYIMFVSACGTKQSYVPVIPSLTRCNRNSKLSMFLKKGCQCGGGGSSEADHISNVTKEGHNPRPSTSRGTQRLYIRLNTLFYLLTHINSLEKTLSQNPVVLPSTRHPYGNRRRSYNNGSYFEKVLSSLPTACQYVAEVAAYRLIFLDSDSVFYESLYVGDAANARIRPALRTLKQNITLMTTLLTDKAQSLALKEVMKASFEAFLMVLLAGGNSRAFTKSDYHIVSEDFESLNRVFCLCGEGLIAESVMDTEAAIVEGIIALMGQSTEQLIDDFNIASCETSVVGVNDHGYKSQVPPTTTRWHKSDPNTILRVLCHRNDRTANLFLKRTFQLPKRRS; encoded by the exons ATGGGTCAGCAAACCCACCAAGACTCCTACCCGGGTTCTCTTCCTTCCGCCTTGTCTGTTAATGAAATTCAttaccatcaccatcaccaccatcaccatcaccactCCCATATTGGAATTGGCCAAATTTCCCAACTTGGGCAAGATTTGGAGGCTTCCAATCTTGACCAAAATCTTGACCCAAACCAATTtgagcttcctgaaaaggaagaCAATGGCCTACCGTCGCCTTTTATGAAGCTTGAGGGCTTGAGCCAAGATGACATAAGAGAATCTGCCTATGAAATTTTTTTCACGGCATGCCGGTCATCCCCGGGATTTGGTGGTCGGCACGTGCTCTCAATTTATGCCAGCCTCCAAGAGAATGAGGCAAAGGCGAGCCATGTGGTGATGTCTCCAACGAGTAAGGTGAAGCGGGCGCTAGGATTGAAAATGATAAAGAAGTCACCGTCTAGGAGAATGGTGTCTGGTGGCGTTGCTGGAATCGCAGCGTCATCGTCCCCCAAAAACGGATCTAATAGTCCTATGGTGAACCACAATATGCTTCGGCCGCGGCGGCCAATGACATCAGCAGAGATTATGAGACAACAAATGAGAGTGACTGAGCACAATGACTATCGATTGAGGAAAACTTTGACAAGAACCCTCGTTGGCCAA gCGGGAAAAAGAGCAGACACTATAATTCTCCCTTTAGAACTTTTGCGCCATGTAAAGCCATCAGAGTTCAGTGATTCCACTGAGTACCACATgtggcaaagaaggcaactcaaGATCCTAGAATTAGGGCTACTCCAACACCCTtctgtttatgtagaaaagacCAACACATTTGCAATGCGTCTTAGGGATATCATACGCAATAGCGAGTCCAAACCAATAGACATCGGAAAGAATTCAGACACATTAAGAACACTTTCAAATTCAGTTGTATCATTGGCATGGAGAGGCCCCAATGGTGCACCTGCTGATGTTTGCCATTGGGTCGATGGCTTCCCTCTCAACGTTCACCTCTACAATTCTCTTCTTCAAGCCATATTCGATATAAGGGATGAGACTTTGGTTCTCGATGAGGTTGATGAGTTACTTGAACTAATGAAGAAAACATGGCCCATTCTAGGGATAAATAAGGCAATTCACAATGTATGTTTCACTTGGGTACTGTTTCAGCAGTTTGTAGTAACAGGGGAGGTAGAATCTGATCTTCTTTGTGCTTCACATGCTATGTTGGGTGAAGTGAACACTGATGCCAAGAAGGAGAAGGACTCTTTGTATATCAAGTTATTGACATCAGTGATGAGTGCAATGCAGAGTTGGTCGGAGAGGAGGCTACTTAACTACCATAACCATTTCGAGCGAGGGATGCTTAGCCAGATAGAGAACCTCCTTTCTATGGTTTTGTCAGTTTCAAAGGTTTTGGGTGAAGATCAGATCATATCTTATGGAGAAAGAGGGGAGAAGGCTGACAAAACCATAGTGGATATGTCTGGTGATCGGATTGAGTCTTGTATTCGATCTTCCGTGAGAAGCGCATTTCAAAAG ATTCTTGAAGAAGTAAATACCAAGACTATTGAGACCGAAATAAAGGCTGATTTAAGTGATATTCTACTTCGTTTGGCTCAAGAGACAGAAGCATTAGCATTGAAGGAAAGGGAAACTTATACTCCAACGCTAAAGAAATGGCTCCCAACGGCTGGTGCAATAGCGGCATTGACGTTGCACGACTGCTACGGGCAATTGTTGAAGCAATATCTAAATGAGGTGAATGCATTAAATTCTGAGACTGTCAGGGTGTTGCTGAGGGCTGGTAAGTTAGAAAAGACTTTGGTCCAAATGATGGTTGAAGGTTCCCTTGAGGGAGAAGAAAAGGCAAAAGCAATAGTAAAAGAGATGATGCTTTATGAAGTTGATACAATCATATGGAACCTATTGAGAAAATGGATACATGAATCGTTGCACAAGGGCAAAGAGGCTTTGCAAAATGCAAAGGAAACAGAG ACATGGAATCCAAAGTCCAAAGCAGAGCCGATTGCACAATCTGCTGTAGAGCTAGTGAAATTGGCCAAGACTATTATGGAGCAATTTTTCGAGATACCAATTGGAATTACTGAAGATATAGTTCAAGAACTTGCCAATGGACTAGAAAATCTCTTCCAAGACTATATCATGTTTGTTTCAGCATGTG GTACAAAACAAAGCTATGTTCCCGTGATTCCCTCACTGACAAGATGCAACCGAAATTCAAAGTTGAGTATGTTCTTGAAGAAAGGATGTCAATGCGGTGGTGGTGGTTCATCGGAGGCAGATCACATAAGTAATGTAACAAAAGAAGGTCATAATCCTAGGCCATCCACTAGTCGTGGCACACAACGCCTCTACATTCGTCTCAACACCTTATTCTATCTCCTGACCCATATCAACTCCCTTGAGAAAACACTCTCTCAAAACCCTGTTGTACTTCCTTCAACTCGCCATCCTTATGGAAACCGTCGCAGGAGTTACAACAATGGTTCTTATTTCGAGAAAGTACTTTCCTCCCTTCCAACAGCATGCCAATATGTGGCAGAAGTGGCTGCCTACCGTCTCATATTCCTTGACTCCGACTCAGTTTTCTATGAGAGCCTCTATGTTGGCGATGCAGCCAATGCTAGGATTAGGCCTGCATTGAGAACCTTGAAGCAAAACATCACACTGATGACCACGCTTCTAACAGATAAAGCTCAATCATTAGCATTGAAAGAAGTCATGAAGGCATCCTTCGAAGCATTCCTAATGGTCTTGCTTGCTGGTGGGAACTCAAGGGCATTTACTAAATCAGATTACCACATTGTGAGCGAGGATTTTGAGAGCTTGAATCGTGTTTTCTGCTTGTGTGGAGAAGGACTAATAGCAGAAAGTGTGATGGACACAGAGGCTGCAATAGTTGAAGGTATTATAGCATTGATGGGCCAAAGTACTGAGCAATTAATTGATGATTTCAATATTGCATCATGTGAAACAAGTGTGGTAGGTGTTAATGACCATGGCTATAAGTCACAAGTGCCGCCTACTACAACAAGGTGGCATAAATCAGACCCAAACACAATATTGAGGGTCTTGTGCCATAGAAATGATAGAACTGCAAACCTTTTCTTGAAGAGGACATTTCAATTACCAAAGAGGAGGTCATAG